The proteins below come from a single Salinilacihabitans rarus genomic window:
- a CDS encoding helix-turn-helix domain-containing protein: MTDAPRHRLGELMERSDPPFDEVMSCVFGIEDHETRTYLVLLEYPGSTVEELAAALDRDRSTVTRSLSTLRDRGLARRDRRLLDGGGYVYQYTAVALPAAKAMLHEALDAWTATVHETIDEFEAEPG; this comes from the coding sequence ATGACCGACGCCCCCCGGCACCGCCTCGGCGAACTGATGGAGCGGTCGGACCCCCCGTTCGACGAGGTGATGAGTTGCGTCTTCGGGATCGAGGACCACGAGACGCGGACCTACCTCGTCCTGCTCGAATACCCCGGTAGCACGGTCGAGGAACTGGCCGCGGCGCTCGACCGCGACCGGAGCACCGTCACCCGCTCGCTGTCGACGCTGCGCGACCGGGGGCTGGCGCGGCGCGACCGCCGACTGCTCGACGGCGGCGGCTACGTCTACCAGTACACCGCGGTCGCGCTGCCGGCGGCGAAGGCGATGCTCCACGAGGCCCTCGACGCGTGGACGGCCACGGTCCACGAGACCATCGACGAGTTCGAGGCCGAACCGGGGTGA
- a CDS encoding DUF6789 family protein, whose protein sequence is MAQETATRTGVRTDTAVEPWQAGVAGGIVGALAFGALMAATSPEMLETVIPSMYGLEGGLAGWFVHVSHGAILGVVFAALLVAAGRPHPSLGAGTAAGVAYGVVVWAALAVVVMPVWLGMPEMVPNLDVGSLVGHVVYGAGLGVVYALLE, encoded by the coding sequence ATGGCACAGGAAACTGCCACCCGAACCGGAGTACGAACCGACACCGCAGTCGAACCGTGGCAGGCGGGCGTCGCCGGCGGCATCGTCGGCGCCCTCGCCTTCGGCGCGCTGATGGCGGCGACGAGCCCCGAGATGCTCGAAACCGTGATTCCGTCGATGTACGGCCTCGAGGGCGGCCTCGCGGGCTGGTTCGTCCACGTCTCCCACGGCGCGATCCTCGGCGTCGTCTTCGCGGCGCTGCTCGTCGCGGCCGGGCGACCGCACCCGAGCCTCGGCGCGGGCACCGCCGCGGGCGTCGCCTACGGCGTCGTCGTCTGGGCCGCGCTCGCGGTCGTCGTCATGCCCGTCTGGCTCGGGATGCCCGAGATGGTGCCGAACCTCGACGTCGGCAGCCTCGTCGGCCACGTCGTCTACGGCGCGGGCCTCGGCGTCGTCTACGCGCTGCTCGAATGA
- the thrC gene encoding threonine synthase, translated as MSLALSGAAPAPPADAVDGVWLECIACEETFAPFEDVRYTCDACDGLLEVRYADPPTFEDFSGRGVWRYADALPLESGVSVREGDTPLYEVPRLEADVGVEALRIKHEGMNPTGSFKDRGMTVGVAVARELGVDRLACASTGNTSAALAAYGSRAGMETLVLLPAGKVAAGKVAQASLHGARILEVDGNFDACLDVVQDLAARGEAYLLNSLNPFRLEGQKTIGLEILEAFRDDYGAWPDRIVLPVGNAGNTAALYKAFRELVQTGALAPDDVPKLTGVQAEGAAPMVEAVENGADEVRRWDEVETRATAIRIGNPVNAPKALPGIRETGGTAVAVSDAEITAAQRDLAGEGIGVEPASAASVAGLRTLRAEGAVGGDERVVCLTTGHLLKDPDAAAAAGADPEPVPADTDGVLEHLRA; from the coding sequence ATGAGTCTCGCTCTCTCCGGGGCGGCCCCGGCGCCGCCGGCCGACGCCGTCGACGGCGTCTGGCTCGAGTGCATCGCCTGCGAGGAGACGTTCGCCCCCTTCGAGGACGTTCGGTACACCTGCGACGCCTGCGACGGCCTGCTCGAAGTCCGTTACGCCGACCCGCCGACGTTCGAGGACTTCTCGGGCCGGGGCGTCTGGCGCTACGCCGACGCGCTGCCGCTCGAATCGGGCGTCTCCGTTCGGGAGGGCGACACGCCGCTGTACGAGGTGCCGCGGCTGGAAGCCGACGTCGGCGTCGAGGCGCTGCGGATCAAACACGAGGGGATGAACCCGACGGGGTCGTTCAAGGACCGCGGGATGACCGTCGGCGTCGCCGTCGCGCGCGAACTCGGCGTCGACCGCCTCGCCTGCGCCTCGACGGGCAACACGAGCGCCGCGCTCGCGGCCTACGGCTCGCGGGCCGGGATGGAGACGCTCGTCCTCCTGCCCGCCGGGAAGGTCGCCGCGGGGAAGGTCGCACAGGCCAGCCTCCACGGCGCACGCATCCTCGAGGTCGACGGCAACTTCGACGCCTGCCTCGACGTCGTCCAGGACCTCGCCGCCCGCGGCGAGGCGTACCTGCTCAACTCGCTGAACCCCTTCCGACTGGAGGGCCAGAAGACGATCGGCCTCGAGATCCTCGAGGCCTTCCGCGACGACTACGGCGCGTGGCCCGACCGGATCGTCCTCCCGGTGGGTAACGCGGGCAACACCGCGGCGCTGTACAAGGCGTTCCGGGAACTCGTCCAGACGGGCGCGCTCGCCCCCGACGACGTTCCGAAACTGACGGGCGTTCAGGCCGAGGGCGCGGCGCCGATGGTCGAGGCGGTCGAGAACGGCGCCGACGAGGTCCGCCGGTGGGACGAGGTCGAGACCCGCGCGACCGCGATCCGGATCGGCAACCCGGTGAACGCGCCGAAGGCCCTCCCCGGCATCCGCGAGACCGGCGGGACGGCCGTCGCCGTCTCCGACGCGGAGATCACCGCGGCCCAGCGCGACCTCGCCGGCGAGGGGATCGGCGTCGAACCCGCCTCCGCCGCCTCCGTCGCCGGCCTGCGAACGCTTCGCGCCGAGGGCGCCGTCGGGGGAGACGAGCGCGTCGTCTGTCTCACGACGGGCCACCTGCTCAAAGACCCCGACGCGGCGGCCGCGGCGGGCGCCGACCCCGAACCGGTGCCGGCCGACACCGACGGCGTGCTCGAACACCTGCGGGCGTAG
- a CDS encoding tryptophan--tRNA ligase: protein MTDTTHDAESNADRSDDPGDFVVTPYAVSGDVDYEKLLERFGADPLTDEQIDRFPDHPMLRRRTFYAGRDVDDYLDAAEAGDPHAVVTGRGPSGPMHLGHVLPLYLAKRFQAATGATVYLPLSDDEKFLAKGQSFAEVGEHARENLRDVLAVGFDPERTRIVVDTADADVVYPVAVRLAKHLTPATVEAVYGETDTVGLQFYPAVQAAHLLLPQLVEGRQPTLVPIAVDQDPHVRVCRDVAAKEALPVAKPGALLGRFLPGLAGPGKMSSSGDAPSIELTDDPGTVAETIRNHAYTGGRASLEAHREKGGDPTVDVPFQYLRFFFEPDDDRLAELAREYRAGALLSGDLKEIAIERIAEFLAEHQRRRDELGDLATELEPYRLTTDERERALESAGVPRIP from the coding sequence ATGACCGACACGACTCACGACGCGGAATCGAACGCCGACCGATCCGACGACCCCGGGGACTTCGTCGTCACCCCCTACGCCGTCTCCGGCGACGTCGACTACGAGAAGCTACTGGAGCGCTTCGGCGCCGACCCGCTCACCGACGAACAGATCGACCGCTTCCCCGACCACCCGATGTTGCGCCGGCGGACGTTCTACGCCGGCCGGGACGTCGACGACTACCTCGACGCCGCCGAGGCGGGCGACCCACACGCCGTCGTCACCGGCCGCGGCCCCTCGGGGCCGATGCACCTCGGGCACGTCCTCCCGCTGTACCTCGCGAAGCGCTTCCAGGCGGCGACGGGCGCGACCGTCTACCTCCCGCTGTCGGACGACGAGAAGTTCCTCGCGAAGGGGCAGTCGTTCGCGGAGGTCGGCGAGCACGCCCGCGAGAACCTCCGGGACGTCCTCGCGGTGGGCTTCGACCCCGAGCGGACCCGGATCGTCGTCGACACGGCCGACGCGGACGTCGTCTACCCCGTCGCCGTCCGCCTCGCGAAGCACCTCACGCCGGCGACCGTCGAGGCGGTCTACGGCGAGACCGACACCGTCGGCCTGCAGTTTTACCCCGCGGTGCAGGCGGCCCACCTCCTGCTCCCGCAACTCGTCGAGGGCCGCCAGCCCACCCTCGTGCCCATCGCCGTCGATCAGGACCCCCACGTCCGGGTCTGTCGCGACGTCGCGGCGAAGGAGGCCCTGCCGGTCGCCAAGCCCGGGGCCCTCCTCGGTCGGTTCCTCCCCGGCCTCGCGGGGCCGGGCAAGATGAGTTCCTCCGGCGACGCGCCCTCGATCGAACTCACGGACGACCCCGGGACCGTCGCGGAGACGATCCGGAACCACGCCTACACCGGCGGTCGGGCGAGCCTCGAAGCACACCGCGAGAAGGGCGGCGACCCGACCGTCGACGTGCCGTTCCAGTACCTGCGATTCTTCTTCGAACCGGACGACGACCGCCTCGCGGAACTCGCCCGCGAGTACCGCGCGGGCGCGTTGCTCAGCGGCGACCTCAAGGAGATAGCGATCGAGCGCATCGCGGAGTTCCTCGCGGAACACCAGCGCCGGCGCGACGAACTGGGCGACCTCGCGACCGAACTCGAACCCTACCGGCTGACGACCGACGAGCGCGAGCGGGCGCTGGAATCGGCGGGCGTCCCCCGGATTCCGTGA